One region of Fragaria vesca subsp. vesca linkage group LG4, FraVesHawaii_1.0, whole genome shotgun sequence genomic DNA includes:
- the LOC101295619 gene encoding uncharacterized protein LOC101295619 — protein MVGLSVVLEGQKGSSATATASVINKATMMINTNTKPFSPSALPYYPRVHNNYPYLPPNPNFLDKCFLCKQKLLLGKDIYMYKGDRGFCSVECRYNQIMMDEEEIVRKEMNCSMVAMKPNTASSSSSSSASSSRGSNRNKGAGGFAY, from the exons ATGGTGGGACTTAGTGTAGTATTGGAAGGTCAAAAGGGTAGTAGTGCTACTGCTACCGCTAGTGTTATTAACAAAGCCACTATGATGATCAACACGAACACCAAACCCTTCTCGCCCTCTGCTTTGCCATATTACCCCCGAGTTCACAACAACTATCCCTATTTGCCACCAAATCCCAATTTTCTTGACAAATGCTTTCTGTGCAAGCAGAAGCTCTTGCTTGGCAAAGACATCTACATGTACAA GGGAGATAGGGGTTTTTGCAGTGTGGAGTGCAGGTACAATCAGATTATGATGGACGAGGAGGAGATTGTTCGCAAGGAAATGAACTGCTCAATGGTTGCCATGAAACCCAATACAGCTTCTTCCTCTTCAAGCTCTTCAGCTTCTTCTTCTCGAGGCTCAAACCGAAACAAAGGGGCGGGTGGATTTGCCTACTGA
- the LOC101314649 gene encoding dynein light chain 1, cytoplasmic-like translates to MSQDAKRSVVPGTVPTKPNPDDRKPSPAVTTSTGKRVIIKSADMFQDMQKEAVEIAIGAFETHSVEKDVAEHIKKEFDSRHGPTWHCIVGRNFGSYVTHETNHFVYFYLDQKAVLLFKSG, encoded by the exons ATGAGCCAAGACGCCAAGAGAAGCGTTGTTCCGGGGACTGTGCCGACGAAGCCGAATCCCGACGACCGGAAGCCCTCGCCGGCGGTCACTACCTCCACCGGGAAGCGCGTCATCATCAAGAGCGCGGATATGTTCCAGGACATGCAGAAGGAGGCCGTCGAAATCGCCATCGGC GCGTTTGAGACTCACAGCGTAGAGAAGGACGTGGCGGAGCATATAAAGAAGGAGTTCGATTCGAGACACGGACCTACCTGGCATTGCATCGTCGGTCGCAACTTCG GTTCATATGTGACTCATGAAACAAACCACTTTGTCTATTTCTACCTGGATCAGAAAGCAGTTTTGCTATTCAAATCTGGTTGA